A part of Cardinium endosymbiont of Dermatophagoides farinae genomic DNA contains:
- a CDS encoding recombinase family protein, translating to MFIRAYLRASVEDQFADRTKEMLEQFVQERGHKIASYYRENISGTKLERPELGRLLMDSHRNDILLVEQIDRLTRLSNSDWLTLKKQIEHHELRIVSLDIPTSWQVLSDKEPSQNDPVTRAVISAINNMLMDLMAAMSYKDWLSRQQRQKQGIERARQEGKYRGKQADHERHQKVIYYRSVKKLSIQDTAQATGYSASQVCRIQKLYFVNNEKSNAKHF from the coding sequence ATGTTCATCAGAGCTTATTTGAGAGCTTCAGTAGAAGATCAGTTTGCAGATCGAACAAAAGAAATGCTCGAGCAGTTTGTTCAGGAGAGAGGACACAAAATCGCTAGCTACTACCGAGAAAATATCAGCGGAACAAAACTGGAAAGACCAGAACTGGGACGATTACTAATGGATAGTCACCGAAATGATATTCTACTAGTAGAACAAATAGATCGGCTGACCAGACTTAGTAACAGTGACTGGCTAACACTCAAAAAGCAGATTGAACATCATGAATTGAGAATTGTAAGCCTGGACATCCCAACTTCATGGCAGGTTTTGTCTGACAAAGAACCATCACAAAATGATCCAGTAACTCGTGCTGTGATTTCTGCCATCAATAATATGCTCATGGATCTAATGGCCGCAATGTCGTATAAGGATTGGTTGAGCCGTCAGCAACGGCAAAAACAGGGAATCGAAAGAGCACGTCAAGAGGGTAAATATCGTGGAAAACAGGCTGATCATGAGCGTCATCAGAAGGTAATATATTATCGAAGTGTTAAAAAACTAAGCATTCAAGATACCGCACAAGCTACCGGGTACAGCGCTTCGCAGGTATGTCGTATTCAGAAATTGTACTTTGTAAACAATGAAAAAAGCAATGCTAAGCACTTTTAA
- a CDS encoding Rpn family recombination-promoting nuclease/putative transposase codes for MTERLKHDGLAKKILSDPIAAQEFLNYYLPASCKSLLDLDTIKIEKESFVEEDLKQKFSDLVCSIKTKNNQQAFVYALIEAEVSPKYWTAFKLWKYIFLLLERHKTKEKSKLPLVIPIVLYHGNRPFTVPKNLWDLFSEPSLAKELMGGDYQLVDIYAMPDNEIKKKAHLGMMEYFMKYVHTRDMLKLWDEFLENFKSCIVLDKEKSYLYIRSFLWYSDSKLPEDQQAALENIITKHLPSEDKEDIMRTIAQKYRDEGIRIGQEKGKLMGIQIGQEKGKLMGIQIGQEKGKLMGIQIGQEKGKLMGIQIGQEKGIQLGEEKGKLEIAKSMLLRGYPIEDIIALTGLPVSRIEELV; via the coding sequence ATGACAGAAAGACTAAAACACGATGGGCTCGCTAAAAAAATTCTCTCTGATCCAATAGCTGCTCAGGAGTTTTTAAACTATTATTTACCAGCATCATGTAAATCATTACTGGATCTAGACACCATTAAAATTGAAAAAGAATCATTTGTTGAAGAAGATTTGAAGCAAAAATTCAGTGATTTAGTATGCTCTATCAAAACTAAAAATAATCAGCAAGCTTTTGTGTATGCCTTGATCGAAGCCGAGGTGAGCCCTAAGTATTGGACAGCCTTTAAGTTATGGAAATACATCTTCCTCTTACTAGAAAGGCATAAAACAAAGGAAAAATCCAAATTACCTTTGGTAATACCGATAGTGCTCTATCACGGTAACAGGCCTTTTACTGTCCCAAAAAATCTATGGGATTTGTTTAGTGAACCTAGTCTTGCTAAAGAACTTATGGGAGGTGATTATCAATTGGTAGATATCTATGCTATGCCAGATAATGAAATCAAAAAGAAGGCACACTTGGGCATGATGGAATATTTCATGAAATATGTTCACACTCGTGATATGCTTAAGTTATGGGATGAATTTTTAGAAAATTTTAAATCATGTATTGTCCTAGACAAAGAAAAAAGTTATCTTTACATAAGAAGCTTTTTATGGTATAGTGACAGTAAATTACCTGAAGATCAGCAGGCTGCTCTAGAAAATATTATAACAAAGCATCTACCTAGTGAAGATAAAGAAGATATTATGAGAACTATAGCACAAAAATATAGGGACGAAGGTATCCGAATAGGGCAAGAGAAAGGAAAGTTGATGGGTATTCAGATAGGGCAAGAGAAAGGGAAGTTGATGGGTATCCAAATAGGACAAGAGAAAGGGAAGTTGATGGGTATTCAGATAGGGCAAGAGAAAGGGAAGTTGATGGGTATCCAAATAGGACAAGAGAAAGGGATACAGTTAGGAGAAGAAAAAGGTAAACTAGAGATAGCCAAATCCATGCTCTTACGCGGCTACCCTATAGAGGATATTATTGCTCTTACTGGTTTACCTGTATCTCGTATCGAGGAACTTGTTTAG
- a CDS encoding AAA family ATPase, giving the protein MIYVIGGIKGGSGKSTISTNLAVLMAKKFKDILLIDADDQQTASDFTVFRSETMKDNLYYTSIQLS; this is encoded by the coding sequence ATGATATATGTAATAGGTGGTATTAAAGGAGGATCTGGTAAATCTACTATTTCTACAAATTTGGCAGTTTTAATGGCCAAAAAATTCAAAGATATTCTTTTAATTGATGCAGACGATCAACAAACTGCTTCTGATTTTACTGTGTTTAGAAGTGAGACAATGAAAGATAACTTGTATTATACATCCATTCAATTATCATAG
- a CDS encoding SMI1/KNR4 family protein has translation MNAKLFYTLNLFVCMGIGACNGMNINRMDKDRGSNVPRDSGIGTEPSTSSGTNVSSSEQNNKKIRKDTVEQISNMVEKELGCKFPEEYKNFLIEYDTVRLKNIGL, from the coding sequence ATGAATGCAAAACTATTTTACACCTTGAATTTATTCGTTTGTATGGGAATCGGTGCTTGTAATGGGATGAATATAAACAGAATGGATAAAGATAGAGGTAGTAACGTGCCACGTGATTCAGGAATTGGGACTGAACCTAGTACTTCAAGTGGAACTAATGTTTCAAGTTCAGAACAAAATAATAAAAAAATACGGAAAGATACTGTAGAACAGATTAGCAACATGGTTGAAAAAGAGTTAGGTTGTAAATTTCCTGAAGAGTATAAGAATTTTTTAATTGAATATGATACAGTTAGATTAAAAAATATAGGTTTATGA
- a CDS encoding VapE domain-containing protein — protein MITKEKILERVGGEEYLIRHLVPTFSSKVRKKNYKSIFSEKDDKPSMSIYKERGVWKFKSFNTGHQGDVFRMWADYYGLDCRTQFKELLELIDQEMCLGLNAERKSIVTPKSIFPNSPTVKDPAASFPSQTLRIEYMSDYESFISRLYLKYWLQYGIDQSVLEKFDVKQVSFLSYTANSGRCLSFKYFEKHQVVSAYHISGRVKVYIPEIAFSFSSDPYFKGQKKSFSYKNQNKDDVFGLVQLPEGNLDYILFTAGEKDCMSAYAHGFSNVISLQSEHQMPSEDLLRVLRSKTSVLLCCYDNDEAGKNASKKLRDSFGIVSVQLPEDVKDIAEYFQRYTPNDFQLLLGYGVQQVQSITVNPIDTHRVRRLSNTKRSKVKSYLSNKFNFRLNVVTQEREMSTKRNPGLWEKINVNELRDNLDRHGFECNLDLINCILKSFFVERFNPIEAYFLTFEGNEFDDGKDYIRRLAHYVHLKDPTPFNTRYWYIHLKKWMIRAIRTVFEPEGINKHALILCSPKENIGKSYFCEFLCPLSLIRYYNSNPVISNEKDAQKSLIRNFIINLDELHQLRSNAHVIKTWLSQRYVNIRLPYQEDEITASRIASFLGSTNDVEFLRSDLGHSRWISFEVESIEYIDDEAKYILEKSWEQAYHLYKLNPGSGELSKEELLELSQRSDQFTTKSTEAELMVQYLTPSTKELGEFMTATDILRYLQEIVGITIRLNTKLVGTSLREAGFDRVMHSDIKRYGYFVQKGLI, from the coding sequence ATGATCACAAAAGAAAAAATCCTGGAAAGGGTAGGTGGAGAGGAATATCTTATCCGCCACTTAGTTCCTACATTTAGTTCAAAAGTAAGAAAAAAAAATTACAAATCTATATTTTCAGAGAAAGATGATAAGCCAAGTATGTCCATCTATAAAGAAAGAGGTGTTTGGAAATTTAAATCATTTAATACAGGTCATCAGGGAGATGTCTTTAGGATGTGGGCAGATTACTATGGATTAGACTGCAGAACACAGTTTAAGGAACTTTTAGAACTCATTGACCAAGAGATGTGCTTGGGTTTGAATGCTGAAAGGAAATCGATAGTTACTCCAAAATCTATCTTTCCTAATTCACCCACTGTTAAAGACCCTGCAGCATCTTTTCCTTCTCAAACACTTCGTATTGAATACATGTCTGATTACGAATCTTTTATTTCTAGATTATATCTAAAATACTGGTTACAGTACGGTATTGACCAATCTGTTTTAGAAAAGTTTGATGTTAAACAAGTAAGTTTTTTATCTTATACTGCTAATTCGGGACGTTGTTTGTCTTTTAAATATTTTGAAAAGCATCAAGTTGTATCTGCCTATCATATATCTGGTAGAGTTAAAGTCTATATTCCAGAAATAGCATTTTCTTTTTCTAGTGATCCTTATTTTAAAGGTCAAAAAAAATCATTTTCGTATAAGAATCAAAATAAAGATGATGTTTTTGGGTTGGTTCAATTACCTGAAGGAAACTTAGATTATATACTGTTTACGGCAGGTGAAAAAGATTGCATGAGTGCTTATGCACATGGGTTTAGCAATGTTATTTCTTTACAGTCGGAGCACCAGATGCCTAGTGAAGATCTGTTGAGAGTTTTACGTAGTAAGACTTCCGTACTATTATGTTGTTATGATAATGATGAGGCAGGAAAGAATGCTTCTAAGAAATTACGAGATTCTTTTGGTATTGTATCTGTTCAATTGCCAGAAGATGTAAAGGATATAGCGGAATACTTTCAAAGGTATACTCCTAATGATTTTCAGCTACTTCTAGGTTATGGTGTACAACAGGTACAATCTATTACGGTAAATCCTATTGATACCCATAGGGTTAGAAGGTTAAGTAATACTAAACGCAGTAAAGTGAAATCTTATTTGAGTAATAAGTTTAATTTTCGATTGAATGTAGTTACTCAAGAGCGTGAGATGAGTACTAAACGTAATCCTGGTTTATGGGAAAAAATTAACGTGAATGAACTAAGGGATAATTTAGATAGACATGGTTTTGAGTGTAATTTGGACTTAATTAACTGTATATTAAAATCTTTTTTTGTAGAACGTTTTAATCCTATAGAAGCTTATTTTTTAACCTTTGAAGGAAATGAATTTGACGATGGTAAAGATTATATTCGTCGATTGGCGCATTACGTTCATTTAAAAGATCCTACGCCTTTTAATACTAGATATTGGTATATACATCTTAAGAAGTGGATGATTAGGGCTATTCGTACTGTTTTTGAACCAGAAGGTATAAATAAACATGCTCTAATTTTGTGCTCTCCTAAAGAAAATATAGGTAAGAGTTATTTTTGTGAATTTTTATGTCCTCTCTCTCTTATAAGGTACTATAATAGCAATCCAGTTATTAGTAATGAGAAGGATGCACAAAAGTCATTAATCAGGAACTTCATAATAAATTTAGATGAATTGCATCAGCTTCGTTCTAATGCACATGTAATCAAGACGTGGTTGTCCCAGCGTTATGTTAATATCCGTTTACCTTATCAAGAAGATGAAATAACAGCCTCTCGTATAGCTTCTTTTTTAGGTAGTACTAATGATGTTGAGTTTTTGCGGTCAGACTTGGGTCATAGTAGATGGATTAGTTTTGAAGTGGAGTCTATTGAATATATAGATGATGAAGCAAAATATATTTTAGAGAAATCTTGGGAGCAAGCTTATCATTTGTATAAACTAAATCCTGGTAGTGGGGAATTGAGTAAGGAAGAGTTATTAGAACTATCACAAAGATCTGATCAATTTACGACTAAATCTACAGAGGCTGAGTTGATGGTACAGTATCTTACTCCTTCTACTAAAGAACTAGGAGAATTCATGACGGCTACTGATATACTTAGATATTTACAAGAGATCGTTGGTATTACTATTAGACTGAATACTAAGTTAGTGGGAACTTCGTTAAGAGAAGCTGGGTTTGACCGGGTTATGCATAGTGATATAAAAAGGTATGGCTATTTTGTACAAAAGGGTTTGATATAG